The following proteins come from a genomic window of Schistosoma mansoni, WGS project CABG00000000 data, supercontig 0908, strain Puerto Rico, whole genome shotgun sequence:
- a CDS encoding XP_018644111.1 has protein sequence MVLDKQATANSQIQGGLMLVNQQINLVQEQLDILWQMAQLGCEQKLPGLCS, from the exons ATGGTCCTAGATAAACAGGCCACTGCCAATTCTCAGATACAAGGAGGCCTGATGTTGGTAAACCAACAGATTAATTTGGTTCAGGAACAATTGGATATATTGTGGCAGATGGCCCAATTGGGATGTGAACAAAAGTTGCCTGGCCTTTGT AGCTAA